AATTTAAGCTAAGTTTTATGGTGTAGGTGTGATGTTATTGATGGGGTGAACCAGGTGGTAAAGTATATGCGGAAAACCATTTGAAAAACAAGAAGGCAATTGTTTTGTTAGGGTAGTGTAGAAATGTTAATTTGCAGAAATTAAGCAAACTGGAGAATAtaaagcagcagcagtagtatgtTTTTTTCAACTAAGTTTCAAAACGCATGCCGAATTGCGAGGAAACATTAGCAAAGTGATAGACAAAACGTGAAACTCTAATTTTCTGGCTAAGTTGTGGTGTTGATTCAGGGAGACTTGATGTCAACGGGGCTTGTGGAGCAGATTTGTTTTGGCCAATCATGTAGGTCTAGAATGCTAtgtcttttcttttcttgtgCTTATCTTCAGCCAATAATGATTTGGTTTACCAGGTCGCTTTCGTACTAAGCATTTGTTGCATAATTTTCTATGCCCAACATGGCACGGTGTTGCAGATGCATTGTTTCATCCTTGTTTGATTGGGCTTGGACCAACGAGCTTGAAATACAGATATTCAATTAGAATATTTGACTCATGTCTTGTCCTTCTTGATTAGAGTTAATATCAATTCACCTTTTGAATTAACTACTCACTTAACTGAGGGCATGTTTTCGGCATAAGCACAAGGACCACCAGCACTTATCTACATCGGCTTAGGCAATGACCAATCATGACGTGATGATGGCCGCTGCAGCTTATCAGCGATTAAAATCTGTTTGATATTTCTTGGATTATGTCTATATTTTTTATGCCAAAACTAAGAAATGATGAATTTGATTCAAACCTTAAGATTGCTCAGACAGTGTTGTTCATTTAGTGTTTATAACTTATTCCTATTGATAATTGTCTATGTTTCTACAGCTCACTAGGATAAGGGACACGTCGGCAGCTGAAGCAAGGGCAGGAAAGGATATACAAGGTATACCATGGGAGAGGATACACATAGCCAGGCAAGATTACCGAAAAGCTAGGTTGGAACAGTATAAGAACTATGAAAATTTCCCTCAATCAGGAGAGCTCATGGATAAGGTCTTCACTACCATCTAGTCTCTTATTTCATTAAAGGTTGTTTTTATTATTCCAAATATTCATATTTCCtaattattttcaaaatatttttcttAGTTGTGCAAGCAAGTGGAGAAGAGCAGCAAGTATTACGAGTTTCAGCACAACACTAGATCAGTGAAGCCATCAATTCTCCATTTTCAGGTGATTTTGCATTGTGTCCTACCTTTTATTGCAAGATATGCAATAACTAACTGTACTACACTCATTGCAAAAAAAAACTAACTGTACTATATATGTGAGAAAAGGTTCTTGTGGATTGTCTATTTCGTTCTTACTTGCCAGCATTTAGAAGGCTTTCTTCACAAACTTGCAAGTTGCATGTACCACCTGTATGCAACTATCCATATTagcaagaaactcaaggaagaaaattagtgtcatttttttttgaaaataaagGCAGGAGCTTTGCCGCTCAATTAAGAAGGAAATAGAGTTTTATTTACAATGGCACCTACGGTGCCCAATAGCACCGGTCATAGGGACAAAACACAAAGGCCACAAATCACGTACTTGTTGTTTTACCCTGCAATACACACGGCCCTACGCCTCTGAATAATATCCTCCTTTGCTAGATAGGCATCCTGATCTGCCATTTTGTGTTCATTTTCGAAAATCCTCCTGTTCCTTTCCTTCCATAGGTTCCACACAATGTAAATAAACACTCCATTAAACGTTCTGTGTTTTTGCTTCGGTATCGTGCATGCCACATTCTCCCACCAGTTGGCCAGGCATTGGGGAAAATTAGTGTCATTTTTTGTGTGGCGCTCTAATAGAACTTTTACATGAAATTATAATTCAACAATaataacaaagccttttagtGTAAAGTATGCTGGGGTAGGCTAGAGACAAAACCCAACAATAGCCACTAATAAAAGAGCATGATGAGAGGAATGTTAGCAAGTGAAGAACATTTATACTTGCTTTAAAACAAATGTCTTGTTAGTTATAACCAAGAAAAGAGTTAAGATGTGTTCCTTTGCATTCTCTTCTATGAAATGGAGACTAGTTAATGTGTTTGTCTGCATCATAATCTTGTCATATGACTCCCGAGGCTGAACAGTACTGACTAACTATTGCTTCTGTAGCTTAGGAATTTGCTGTGGGCAACCTCGAAGCATGATGTCTATTTTATGTCAAATTCCACAGTAAGCCACTGGTCATCATTGTCTCACAAAATATCAGAGGTTCTCGACTTCTCTGGGCATGTTGCTCCAGCGGAGGTATTCCCCTTATAGTTTCCTGCTTGCAACCTTTTGATCTAATAATcgtttttattttttgttgtcCTCTCTCTAAAAATCAAATAGGTCTCATTGTTAATGCAAGTTTGGTCTTCTCTTTTGTTCCTCCCCACAGAAGCATCCTGGCAGTTTACTAGAAGGTTTCTCTGGGGTTCAAGTTAGCACACTTGCTGTGAatgagggtttgttggtagctgGTGGTTTTCAAGGAGAACTAATTGGCAAGGTAAGCCACCAATGAAGACTTGGTTTGGCTGTTCTGTCCACCCATAGGATCTAAGCTGTAGATGTCCATTTACTTTCAGTTTCTCTttgtttattattttatttggtaTTATATTACATATGATAAAGATCTAAAATGGAAGAATCTTTTTACTGCATGCACTGTATTTTTTAGATTGATGTATTCATCACCAGCGTACTTTCTTATTTGCTTCTGTAAACTTTTAGTGCTGTGAGAATAAGCAATTCATTGAAAGCACTGCTTGCATGCTCACCACCTTTTTTTATGTTGTTACAGGATTTGGAAGGCCGCAATGTAAAATTCTGTGCAAGGACAACTTTGAGTGACAATGCTATAACAAACGCCATAGATATACACAGATCGACAAGGTGAGAAACTAACTTTTCAGAACCTACTTGAAGATGTACATTGTCATTAAAATCTAAAGGTCTCCAAATTGCTTTGCAGTGGAAGCTTGCGCATTACCGTATCTAATAACGACTGCGGTGTTCGTGAATATGATATGGAGAGATTTCAGCTCTTGAACCACTACCGTTATAACTGGCCGGTTAATGTAAGTTCTACCTCATTAGGATTCAATGTACTGTTTTGGTTGTTTCATCCGTATTTGACATTCACTGCTTGCTTCCGTAACAACAGCACACATCCGTGAGCCCGGATAAGAAACTTTTGGCTGTGGTTGGAGATGATCGGGATGCTCTTCTTGTGGATTCACGAAATGGAAAGgtatttttttttgcttattCTTTCAGGCTTTTTTGGTTTATTAATTTGGGCTTTTGTGGCTTAATTCACAACTTATTACTATTACTGCCATTCTTTCGTTACATCAATATTGCGAGGTTCTTtatcaaaatatatatatattgacattGTAACATCTATTGGCCAtgaccttttttttttaaatgttccTCAGTACAGTATGGCATCTGTTTAGGGCCTGTTTTGAAGTCATTTTCAAGGATCTTAGTATCAAGAAACTATAATTTTAGAAACTGGAGGTCTGCAAAGCTACATTTTAGAGAAAGAGGTCCTGAGTGGAGTTACTAATCTTTTTCTGTAAAAGGTTTTGCTCATGTCTAGTTTTACCACTGTAACAGCAAGAGATACTTTGGAGCTTTACAATCGTGTTTTGTTACTAACTGAACAGACATGGGAAGTGAAATGCGGAATTGATGTGTTTTGCAGGTAACCTCTACCCTAGTTGGCCATCTGGACTACTCATTTGCTACGGCATGGCACCCGGATAGCCGGACCTTTGCGACCGGGAACCAGGACAAAACCTGCCGCATCTGGGACACCCGCAACTTGTCGACCTCGCTTGCGGTATTGCGGGGCAACATCGGCGCGATCCGGTGCATTCGCTACTCCTCCGATGGTCGGTTCCTGGTGTTCTCGGAGCCTGCCGACTTTGTTCATGTGTACAACGTGGCTGCAGACTACAAGAAACGGCAGGAGATCGACTTCTTTGGTGAGGTATCTGGGATCACGCTCAGCCCGGACGACGAGTCCCTGTTCGTCGGAGTGTGTGACCGTGTCTATGCCAGCCTGTTGCAGTACAGGATGATCCATGCATTCGACTATCTTGACTCGTATGTGTGAAGAATGGAGCTTTGGTGTTGTGCTGGGTACTGGCTGAAGGTCACTTGCTCTCGGTGACGGTTCTGGTGCGCGTTTCAGGGAATGTATCTGCCTGCTGTTGTGCGCTAGTTCATTGCGAATGATGGTTCGTTGGGACTCGACGTCAGCGAATCTGCCGTGTAAATAGTTTAGCAATTGAAGCGTAGTGCTGTGGACCAATACCGTCTGAACATATGAGCAGAGTACTGTATGTTTGCGTTGTTAGTTCCAGACTCCAGAATACAAATAGTTTTGGACCAAATTTCTAAAGCCTGTGTACTGTGGAACACTGGAACACATGAAGGGCTAGTTTGGCTTCAATTGTATTCACTTTGATCTCCATTAGAGTGGATTAAGGTAGAAATTAGTCAATTTTGCATTTGAATCCACTTCGATACGTGATTGAGATGGACACGAGTAGTCAACATCTGTTGTTATTATTAAGAGCATGTTTAGTAGGGTTTTTTTCCCTAGCTTTACAAAGCTGTTTTTCTAGCTTCTAGTAAATAGGACATAATGAAATAATTTTTCTCTAGAAGCTATTCTTGAGCTTCCTCCATAGGCACAGTTTTTCAGGTGCTGGATGAATCTGAAAATATTACCTTCTTCCAGCTCTCTCATTGCTACCTTCCTCTGTTTTACAAATGTTTTTGTTTGAAAATAGCTTTACTTCACTAGTGAAACTGCTTTATGAAACTAAACAAAaaaacttcactagtgaagttgaGCTataccaaacagaccctaaattTACGGGATATAGCTTGAGTACTACTCATTTTGTTCCAAATTAAAGTATTGTTTTTTAGATATATGTAGTAAAAAAATAAatctaaatataatatatatttagatgTATAGAAAaaattatgtatctaaaaaaaagaCAATAATTTATAATGCTTATAATTACAAATAGTGAGGATATCATATCATATACttcctctgtttcaaattatataTTGTTCTACAGTAAAATTTATATATCTAGACTTCCtttgttttaaattataaattagcAAAGTTCGAATGACTTAGAATTTGGGACTAAAGAAATATACTAAATAAATGCGCTACGGGCTATGGTGGATCTAATCAAATCGATTTAATGTTATAGAAGAGAGGGGAACTTTTTAGGACAAAATTAATACTCCAATATTTTAGTTTGAAGATTATGAGAAGGCTGGGTTTTCATGAAAGATGGATAAGACTGATTATGACATGTATTACAACAGTCACTTATCACATACGGGTGAATGGTGGTTTGACTGAACAAATCATTCCTTCAAGGGGTCTACGGCAGGGGATCCAATTTCCCCGTATTTATTTTTGCTGTGTGCGGAAGGTTTTTCATCCTTGCTAAATGATGCGGAGATGAATGGAAGAATTCAGGGGGTCTCGATATGTGCAGGAGCTCCTAGCATAACTCACATTTTGTTTGCAGATGATTCGTTGCTTCTCTTAAAAGCAAATGATGGGAATGCAACACATCTGCGACATGTTCTACAAATTTATGAGATATGCTTGGGGCAGAAAATTAACAAAGAGAAATCCTTTATTGTGTCTAGTAAGAACACCCAGCCACAGGCAAAAAGGAGATTCATGGAAATTCTTGATCTTACACAAGAGTCAATGAATGAAAGGTACTTGGGTTTGCCGGTATATATGGGGAGATCAAAGGCAAGTGTGTTTGGATATTTAAAGGAGAGTCTGGAAAAGAATACAGGGGTGGAAGGAAAAGTTGCTATCAAAGGCCGGCAAAGAAACTTTGATCAAGGGAGTGGCACAATCAATTCCCTCATATGCCATGTCATGTTTCGATCTTACTAAGTCTCTTTGTGATGACATGGGCAAAATGACATGTAGATACTGGTGGGCGCAACAAGATAAGGAGAATAAAATGCACTGGGTCTCTTGGGAGAAAATGTGTAGAAGGAAGGAGGAAGGTGGACTTGGCTATAGAGACCTTCATCTTTTCAATTTGGCGATGTTAGCACGGCAGGGTCGGAGAATTTTGCAAAATCCTGATTCATTATGTGCGCAGCTGTTGAGAGCAAAGTATGGCACAAATGGCTCCTTGATGCAGGCTAGTGAAGGACCGGGTATATCCTATACTTGGCGTAGTATTGTCCGTGGACTCCAAGCGTTGCAAAAGGGACTGATTTGGCGGATTGGAGATGGAATGCAAATTAAGATTTGGGGAAGATCCATGGATATCAAATGGGATCACCAGGAGGCCGATTACACCTAGGGGTTATACAGTATTGACCCGGGTTGCAGACTTGCTGCATCCGGACACGGGGAGATGGGATGAAGACCTGGTGCGTGATGTATTCTGGGAGGAGGACGTGCGATATATATTAGCAACACCAACCGATCCAGACCATGATGATGTTTTAGCTTGACATTTTGACAATAAAGGGCAGTTTTCGGTGAAGTCTGCCTATCATGTCTTGGATGACGAGAAGAACCGGGAGAAAACTCGACAGCAAGGAGGGGGGAGTAGCAGCGGCAATCTGGGAACAAGAGAAACACCATTTGGCGCAAAATTTGGAAACTTCCATGCCAGCCCAAAGTGCGACATTTCCTTTGGAGACTAGCGCGGAATAGCCTTGCACTAAAGATGAATATCTAGAGAAGGGGTGTGAAACTCGACACAAGATGTCCGGTGTGTCATCGATTGGATGAAGATGGGCattgttttctaaaaaaaaaatactCCAATATTTTTTTAAAGGAAAGGTGTGTGTGTCAAGATGTCAACCGTTGATTCGATGTTTAACTGCTTTGAAAGGAGAAGTGTGTGTGAAGATCTCAACCGTTGATTCGACGCAACTGCCGCACTTAACCAATCTTGCCGCCACCGCAGACGGGCGCTTGTGCTCGGAATCTCATCCAGTCCATTCGGCTTTCGGCCACACCGCCGCGAGGTCGGCCTCACGGCTAACACAAAAATCTCAGCTCACCGCTGTAGTTCACGGCGGCAGCAAAGCTCGCTCCAATTTCGAGCTCGCCAATGGCCACTGGGCCAGTGACCGCTCCCTCCTCCATGGCGGTCCCCTCCGCGCGCCGTAACCTGGCGCTCCTACCAACAGTCTCCGCGGCTCGCGAGCCGCCGCGCGCGTGGGCAGCGGCTGGTGCGGAGGGGAGGTCGCGGAGAGggaaggaggcggaggcggcggacgAGGAGGAAGCGGAGAGGCGGCGGAAGGAGGAGGTGAACCGGAAGATCGCGTCCCGGAAGGCGCTGTCCATCATCCTCCGGCGCGAGGCCACCAAAGCGGTCCTCGACAAGCGCAAGCCCGGCAAGGGCACGCGCCGCCTCCTCCCCGGCACCGTCCTTGAGGCCCTGCACGACCGCGTCGCCGCCCTCCGATGGGACTCCGCCCTCAAGGTCCTGCTCCCTTCGACCCCCCAAACCACCTCTCCATTGCAGTCGCACCACAACTTCTTATCCGGATGAAACGACGCTTAATCCTGCCGCGTCCACTGCCGCGCAGGTGTTCGAGCTGATGCGGGACCAGGTGTGGTACAGGCCTTGCATCGGCATCTACATCAAACTTATAACCATGCTTGGCAAGTGCAAGCAGCCGGAGAAGGCGCACGAGCTCTTCCAGGCGATGATCGATGAGGGCTGCGCGCCCAACCTCGAGTCCTACACCGCCCTAGTCTCCGCGTATAGCAGGAGCGGCCGATTCCGTGAGGCATTCGACCTACTTGATCGGATGAAGGACACCCCGGGTTGCCAGCCTGATGTGCAGACGTACTCGATTCTCATCAAGTCATGCTTACACGCTTATGATTTTGAGAAGGTGAAGAGTTTGCTGACTGATATGGCACGGGCGGGCATCTGGCCTAACACCGTCACCTATAATACATTGATTGATGCCTATGGGAAAGCAGGAAGGTAACTGACCGCAAGAACCTAGTAATGATTGATCATATATTTGGTAATAAATGCTGTCTTAAAATTCTACTAGCTCTAAAGGGATGCACCATGTTTACCTGAAACCTAGTTAACAAGTTACCATCTCAGAGTTTGAAGTAGTTTTACCATTCATTGAATTTTGTAGTCACCCAAGTCTTTAGTTATTCATGGTTAGGTTCCATGGAATGTAGTTCATGAAATGCTCTTTCATTTTTTTTTACCAAAGCATTCTGAAAATTCTCTTGTACTCTGTTCTTAATAATGAGCCTGATTGttgttaaaagaaaaaaaaatctttttttttttttggtaagaAGTTACTGCAGTTCCTCCTTCCTAGTAGATGCACTGATAATACAGCTGAACCTTGAATTTTGAGAAGTGCCCTTGGTTGCATTTGTTTAGCCGTCCAAATCTATCATTATATCCAGTTATTCCTGAATTGGGTTCTATGAAATAGAGCTCAGCTAATGCTATTTTATTTTAAGGTTTGCTGAGATGGAATCAACTCTTCTGACGATGTTGTCACAAAATTGCAAGCCTGATGTGTGGACAATGAATTCTACTCTCAGAGCTTTTGGCAGTAGTGGTCAGATTGAGACAATGGAAAGCTGCTATGAGAAGTTCCAGGCCTCTGGTATTGTCCCAAACATTAAGACCTACAATATCTTACTCGATTCCTATGGTAAAGCCAAAATGTATGAGAAGATGGGAGCTGTGATGGAGTACATGCAGAAGTATTACTATTCTTGGACAATAGTTACTTACAATGTAGTGATTGATGCATTTGGAAGGGCCGGAGACCTTGAGCAGATGGAATACATATTTAGGCTAATGAAATCTGAGCGTATAAAACCCAATTGTGTTACACTCTGTTCAGTGGTTAGAGCATATGGAAGAGCTGGGGAACTTAAGAAAATAAAGACAGTGTTGAGAATTGTTGAGAATTCTGACATAACATTGGATATTGTGTTCTTCAACTGTTTGGTGGATGCATATGGGAGGGTGGGGTGCTTGGCAGAGATGTGGGATGTTCTTGATTTGATGAAGGAGCACAGATGCAAACCAGACAAGGTAACATGCACTACCATGATCAAATGGTTTCTCATCAAAGGAATCAACGATCATCGTGTTCAGTATCTACGTGATCTTAAAGATGGGCGTGCAACAGATGATACATAGGAGTGAACATAAAAGCAACTCATGGAGTAGTGACTTTTGTCTGCATTTTTTTAAGGAAGTGGAATTGATCTTTTTGAGCCTCCGTTTACATACATGCAACGATCCCACATTCCCACCTGCCCTACGATATCATGAATTACTGACTTGAATGCTACTGAACCAAACATTACTCGGATATCATGAGTCACACTGCTCACTAACTTGGGTGCTGCTAAATCAAACATTCTTATTGTATGCCCCATGATGATGTATGAGAAGCACATGGAAAATTAATTTTGCAATTTCAGTAGCACAGAGCTACATGGGGATATCTCAAAAAAGCTACTAATGGTTAGGGCATCTCATGAATGAATAGTTTCTGGAGAAGATAGAAGCAAGTTTTGGTGATTGACGAATAATGAACAATATTGGAATATAAAGATGATCTTGGGAAAAGTGACACGTTTTAGAAGCAGAGGGGACAAGAGATTCTGGTGAAATTGATCAGATTCTGCTAGCTGTTTTGACTTGATGTATGGACGCAACTGTACATGACTTGTACTGTTGACTAGTGCAAAGACGTTTTAGTGTTTCATCTGTCAATTCTAGGAAATTGCATTAATCTAGGTGATTCTTTGGTATGTCACCTAACATTTTCTATCAGCGTCATGCAAAGAAAGAGAATATTACTGGCCGGAGGAATTCTTCTGAAAGGAGATTCTCCTTGACCCTGTGACTTCAAAGGCTTTGTAGTTGGAGCTACTTTCTGGAGCACCCTTTCTTTTGGCTTGAATAACTGCTCAATTATTTGATGCCTTCAAAGTTCAAATAAGTCTATAACTCAGCACTCTATTGCTTCTTAATGGTCATACCAATCAGTGGTTGTTCTATTAATACAGTTACAGATTTAGTCATGAAAAAGAAAATGTTAGTATTACAGAATTTATGGTATTGTACATGATCTCTACTCCCATTTTGATGGTGTTGTTCCATACATGTGAATGAATGGTGCAGAGGAGTTGGTCTCAGCTTGTATCATATTGTGGAAGTATAAAAGCTAATAGATGTGATAATGTGAAGTTTTTGTAGAGCAAGCTGTCCATAATGAAATTGTATTCCATGTTTTTTTGAACTAGGAAAAACAGCAGGAGAGGCCCCCACTGTTAGATTTTATTAAGACACAAAAACAACCACTGCACAAAACAAAAAGAAACCTCCATTAAAACCTGAGCAAGGCTAAAAAAGGTAGAAAAGCAAAGAACCACTATACACAAGAATCAACCCAGGAGAGAAAAACAGATTGTTTGTTTTCAGAAATCCTATACGCTTGTAGTCGAGCTTCATCTTTGAGAGACCTTC
The nucleotide sequence above comes from Miscanthus floridulus cultivar M001 chromosome 18, ASM1932011v1, whole genome shotgun sequence. Encoded proteins:
- the LOC136522664 gene encoding pentatricopeptide repeat-containing protein At5g48730, chloroplastic-like — translated: MATGPVTAPSSMAVPSARRNLALLPTVSAAREPPRAWAAAGAEGRSRRGKEAEAADEEEAERRRKEEVNRKIASRKALSIILRREATKAVLDKRKPGKGTRRLLPGTVLEALHDRVAALRWDSALKVFELMRDQVWYRPCIGIYIKLITMLGKCKQPEKAHELFQAMIDEGCAPNLESYTALVSAYSRSGRFREAFDLLDRMKDTPGCQPDVQTYSILIKSCLHAYDFEKVKSLLTDMARAGIWPNTVTYNTLIDAYGKAGRFAEMESTLLTMLSQNCKPDVWTMNSTLRAFGSSGQIETMESCYEKFQASGIVPNIKTYNILLDSYGKAKMYEKMGAVMEYMQKYYYSWTIVTYNVVIDAFGRAGDLEQMEYIFRLMKSERIKPNCVTLCSVVRAYGRAGELKKIKTVLRIVENSDITLDIVFFNCLVDAYGRVGCLAEMWDVLDLMKEHRCKPDKVTCTTMIKWFLIKGINDHRVQYLRDLKDGRATDDT
- the LOC136520741 gene encoding uncharacterized WD repeat-containing protein C2A9.03-like, yielding MAASARDSVDAAERVVDDHDAWVSDGEMDVEMDVEVEFQDLDADRRDGGADGDDEYLLLTRIRDTSAAEARAGKDIQGIPWERIHIARQDYRKARLEQYKNYENFPQSGELMDKLCKQVEKSSKYYEFQHNTRSVKPSILHFQLRNLLWATSKHDVYFMSNSTVSHWSSLSHKISEVLDFSGHVAPAEKHPGSLLEGFSGVQVSTLAVNEGLLVAGGFQGELIGKDLEGRNVKFCARTTLSDNAITNAIDIHRSTSGSLRITVSNNDCGVREYDMERFQLLNHYRYNWPVNHTSVSPDKKLLAVVGDDRDALLVDSRNGKVTSTLVGHLDYSFATAWHPDSRTFATGNQDKTCRIWDTRNLSTSLAVLRGNIGAIRCIRYSSDGRFLVFSEPADFVHVYNVAADYKKRQEIDFFGEVSGITLSPDDESLFVGVCDRVYASLLQYRMIHAFDYLDSYV